The following coding sequences are from one Lysinibacillus sp. FSL W8-0992 window:
- a CDS encoding DMT family transporter has protein sequence MKQLTTYMILFSCVFFWASNFIIGAILIHHWDPIVISIYRLIVIVLFLGCISWRFIIHLSVTRRDILLLIVAGILGVAINHYSFYASLQHTTPITAALILACAPIVTSLLNKIIYKEYRNSIFWIGAIISIVGVSMIITKGAFIGISIGKGEILSLITMLSFALFLIIVNDLSARISAAAITFYTNLIGLIVLMPFGASIVAQKNMQVAFPYWLLLIISAIVIHGISNLMWNRKMKEIGSTNASLLLNFEPAIAMILSAIILNQLPTSIQIYGSLLILLGIILCIYYKEIKGLVYK, from the coding sequence ATGAAACAACTAACAACATACATGATTTTATTTAGCTGTGTATTTTTTTGGGCTAGTAACTTTATTATTGGCGCTATTTTAATTCATCATTGGGATCCTATAGTGATTTCCATTTACAGACTGATTGTAATTGTTCTATTTTTAGGGTGTATAAGTTGGCGATTTATCATCCATTTATCCGTTACGCGCCGCGATATTTTATTATTAATTGTAGCTGGCATTTTAGGTGTTGCGATTAATCACTATAGTTTTTATGCAAGTCTTCAGCATACTACTCCAATAACAGCAGCTCTCATTTTAGCTTGTGCACCGATTGTTACGTCGTTACTTAATAAAATAATCTATAAAGAATATCGAAATAGTATTTTTTGGATTGGTGCTATTATTTCAATAGTTGGCGTTTCAATGATTATTACAAAAGGAGCATTTATCGGCATTTCAATCGGTAAAGGTGAAATTTTAAGCTTGATTACGATGTTAAGTTTTGCACTTTTCCTAATTATTGTAAATGACCTTAGCGCAAGAATTTCTGCGGCGGCTATTACTTTTTATACAAACTTGATTGGTCTAATTGTTCTCATGCCATTCGGAGCATCTATAGTAGCCCAAAAGAATATGCAAGTGGCATTTCCATATTGGTTACTGCTAATTATTTCAGCTATCGTTATTCATGGAATTAGTAATTTAATGTGGAATAGAAAAATGAAAGAAATAGGGTCGACAAATGCATCGCTTTTGTTAAATTTTGAACCAGCTATCGCGATGATTCTAAGTGCTATTATTTTAAATCAGCTGCCAACTAGCATCCAAATTTACGGTTCTTTGTTGATTCTATTAGGAATAATCCTTTGTATTTACTATAAAGAAATAAAGGGGTTAGTTTATAAATAA
- a CDS encoding MFS transporter, which yields MDSGTKGYSIQDRQFWQIIISLGGASVFVFAAMYSVQPLLPFFTEQFHVSVSFASLAVSITTISVIIGLIVLGFLSDRHGRILFIRLSIILTVIPFLFMPLTDSFVTIILLRFIQGFAIAGVPAAALAYISEEIDSQSMGFATSLYISCNALGGTIGRLLMGYVTEHYSWETAFSSLALLGIAIFIMVLLTLPKSRNFTVNNRTISKDLQGFWLHLKNPKLLILFGLGIVLQTSFSGMWSFIPYYLIEPPFSLSLKMISFIFLAYSLGIVGSPIASSLAEKKGINRVRTYGVFLLVSGIILTLNDSLIIVIVGLCIACLGFFTAHALTSATVSRTAIHQKGSAASLYLVSYYIGVACGSTLLSPIWLHFNWLGIAITTVFLPIIYILFLNYTLHKKDTQ from the coding sequence ATGGACAGTGGCACAAAGGGGTATTCCATTCAAGATCGTCAATTTTGGCAGATTATTATTAGTTTAGGAGGAGCATCGGTTTTTGTTTTTGCCGCGATGTATTCAGTTCAACCATTGCTCCCCTTTTTTACAGAACAGTTTCATGTCTCAGTTTCATTTGCTAGCCTTGCAGTTTCGATTACGACGATATCGGTTATTATCGGATTAATTGTTTTAGGGTTTTTATCGGATCGACATGGAAGAATTCTTTTTATAAGACTATCAATCATTCTGACTGTCATTCCTTTTCTATTTATGCCATTAACTGATTCTTTTGTAACCATTATACTATTACGCTTTATTCAAGGCTTTGCTATTGCTGGTGTTCCTGCTGCGGCACTCGCCTATATTAGCGAAGAGATTGATAGCCAGTCAATGGGATTTGCTACCTCTCTCTATATTTCATGTAATGCGCTAGGAGGAACGATTGGCCGTTTGTTAATGGGCTATGTAACTGAACACTATTCTTGGGAGACAGCGTTTAGTTCACTAGCTTTGTTAGGTATAGCAATTTTTATAATGGTGTTGCTTACACTTCCGAAATCAAGAAATTTTACTGTCAACAATCGTACGATTTCAAAAGATTTACAAGGCTTTTGGCTCCATCTAAAAAATCCAAAACTGCTTATCTTGTTCGGACTAGGCATTGTACTCCAAACATCCTTTAGTGGTATGTGGTCCTTCATTCCGTATTACTTAATAGAGCCGCCCTTTTCGCTATCATTAAAAATGATTTCATTTATTTTTTTAGCGTATAGCTTAGGTATCGTCGGATCACCTATTGCCAGCTCACTTGCAGAAAAAAAAGGCATTAATCGCGTTCGAACATATGGCGTGTTTTTATTAGTTAGTGGAATAATCCTAACATTAAACGATTCACTCATTATCGTAATTGTGGGACTTTGCATTGCATGTTTAGGCTTTTTCACCGCCCATGCCTTAACATCAGCAACCGTTAGTCGTACAGCTATCCACCAAAAAGGCAGTGCGGCAAGCCTGTATCTCGTTTCTTATTATATTGGTGTTGCTTGTGGAAGTACGTTACTCAGTCCGATATGGCTACATTTTAATTGGTTGGGTATCGCCATCACAACCGTTTTCCTTCCTATAATATATATACTGTTTCTAAATTACACATTGCATAAAAAAGATACACAGTAA
- a CDS encoding TRAP transporter large permease produces MLILLLSFFVLLFLRVPVAVSLALSTILVFFQIDFNMNMIPQRIFTALDSFPMMAIPGFVLAGVLMARGGISKYLIEALRAWIGHLPGGLAVVTIVACAIFAAISGSSPATAAAIGSIMVPAMISAGYKKRYSMGLVAAGGTLGILIPPSVPLIIYGITSEQSIGELFMAGVIPGLALTGILIVAAIFYAKRNGFKGDEPASWEERGRKSLKAIWGGFLPFLILGTIYSGVVTPTESAVIAVFYGLLVSLFIYREMKLKDFREVLVESINITAMIFLIIGAASLFGLYLTNAQVPQQVGAWIAESDLNKWIFMIVVNVLFFIMGMFLEAVSIILITLPILLPILVHFDINLIHFAIIMTINMELGMITPPVGLNLFVVSGIAKEKLGEVVKGVIPFIILMIVFLAIVVVLPQLSLWLPEQMK; encoded by the coding sequence ATGCTAATCCTCTTACTTAGTTTCTTTGTTTTATTATTTTTACGTGTACCTGTCGCAGTTAGCTTAGCACTTTCAACGATTTTAGTGTTCTTCCAAATCGACTTTAATATGAATATGATTCCACAGCGAATTTTTACAGCGCTAGATTCATTCCCGATGATGGCCATTCCAGGATTCGTTCTTGCTGGTGTGCTCATGGCACGTGGTGGAATTTCTAAATATTTAATAGAGGCATTACGTGCTTGGATTGGTCACCTGCCTGGAGGACTTGCAGTCGTAACAATCGTTGCCTGTGCTATTTTCGCAGCGATTTCAGGTTCTTCACCTGCAACAGCCGCTGCAATCGGTTCAATTATGGTTCCTGCGATGATTTCTGCAGGCTATAAAAAGCGATACTCAATGGGGCTTGTTGCAGCTGGTGGTACGCTAGGAATTTTAATACCTCCAAGTGTTCCGTTAATCATTTATGGTATTACATCCGAACAATCCATTGGTGAATTGTTCATGGCTGGTGTTATTCCTGGTCTTGCGTTAACAGGCATTTTGATTGTTGCTGCTATCTTCTATGCAAAGCGCAATGGTTTCAAAGGAGATGAGCCTGCCTCTTGGGAAGAACGTGGCCGTAAATCATTAAAAGCCATTTGGGGTGGTTTCTTACCGTTCTTAATTTTAGGAACTATCTATTCTGGTGTTGTAACACCTACTGAGTCAGCAGTTATTGCCGTATTTTATGGTTTATTAGTATCACTATTCATTTATCGTGAAATGAAGTTAAAAGACTTTCGTGAAGTATTAGTAGAGTCCATTAATATTACAGCGATGATTTTCTTAATTATCGGTGCAGCTTCACTATTCGGTTTATATTTAACGAACGCACAAGTTCCTCAGCAAGTTGGTGCTTGGATTGCAGAGAGTGATTTAAATAAATGGATTTTCATGATTGTCGTGAATGTTTTATTCTTTATTATGGGTATGTTCTTAGAAGCCGTTTCAATTATTTTAATTACATTACCAATATTGCTACCAATTCTTGTCCACTTCGATATCAACCTTATTCACTTTGCAATTATTATGACAATCAATATGGAACTAGGTATGATTACACCTCCAGTAGGTCTGAATCTTTTCGTGGTAAGTGGTATTGCGAAGGAAAAACTCGGAGAAGTTGTCAAAGGGGTTATTCCATTTATTATTTTAATGATTGTGTTCTTAGCTATCGTAGTTGTACTTCCACAATTGTCGCTTTGGTTACCAGAGCAAATGAAGTAA
- a CDS encoding TRAP transporter small permease — protein MNVLHKVWGYLEEILAGFFFVAGIALIFYGVMMRYIFNEPQAWVEELARYAIIWGTFLGFGLALRHNQHIQVDILYDKLKPSNKRILDLVATSLSIVFCLIYTYFGFVLVENRYTSGMVSLDIGIPMWVVYLVLPISGVLFLLRFVERLVNIIRGKDEEYANPLT, from the coding sequence ATGAATGTTTTACATAAAGTATGGGGCTATTTAGAGGAAATTCTTGCTGGATTCTTTTTCGTAGCTGGTATTGCACTAATCTTCTACGGTGTAATGATGCGTTATATTTTTAACGAACCTCAAGCTTGGGTAGAAGAATTAGCACGTTACGCAATTATTTGGGGAACGTTTCTTGGCTTCGGTTTAGCACTTCGTCACAATCAGCACATCCAAGTAGATATTTTATACGATAAATTAAAACCATCAAATAAACGCATTTTAGATTTAGTCGCAACAAGTTTAAGTATCGTATTTTGTTTAATTTATACGTACTTTGGATTTGTATTAGTTGAGAATCGCTATACATCAGGTATGGTATCACTTGATATCGGCATTCCAATGTGGGTTGTCTACTTAGTACTACCGATTTCAGGCGTTTTATTTTTACTAAGATTCGTAGAAAGATTAGTCAATATTATACGAGGAAAGGACGAAGAATATGCTAATCCTCTTACTTAG
- a CDS encoding DctP family TRAP transporter solute-binding subunit, which produces MKKWLLMSLITVLMLALAACSGDKKEAASAPAADGDGGYTKEKPLVIKFSHVTSIDSVKGKASEAFAKLVDEKTDGKVKVEVYPSSQLYGDNDELDALVSGNVHMIAPSVTKMVKIDPRWQYVDMPYLFEDEEHARKFFESDVAKTILESDQLAANDIKGLVFWENGFKHFSNNKHPLVNVEDFKGLKFRAQAGKVLEAQFKALHAGSATISFGETYAALQQGTVDGQENTFNNFDTQKYQEVQKYFSVSEHGRLDYAIFVNKPFWEKIPVDLLKAVEDSLAEATTLAWELAAEENAKSFENIKNSGIEVIELTSAQKDAIKAELEPVYEEFGKAITEELINGIRDLK; this is translated from the coding sequence TTGAAAAAATGGCTTTTAATGTCACTTATAACTGTGCTTATGCTTGCATTAGCTGCATGTAGTGGCGATAAAAAAGAAGCAGCTTCTGCTCCAGCAGCTGATGGAGATGGTGGCTATACAAAAGAAAAACCACTTGTTATAAAATTTTCTCACGTAACATCAATTGATAGTGTTAAAGGGAAAGCTTCTGAAGCTTTTGCAAAATTAGTGGATGAGAAAACAGATGGTAAAGTAAAAGTTGAAGTTTATCCATCATCTCAATTATATGGCGATAATGACGAGCTTGATGCTTTAGTATCTGGAAACGTACATATGATTGCACCATCTGTTACAAAAATGGTGAAAATTGACCCTCGTTGGCAGTACGTGGACATGCCTTACCTTTTTGAAGATGAAGAGCATGCTCGCAAGTTCTTTGAATCTGATGTAGCAAAGACAATTCTTGAATCAGATCAATTAGCAGCAAATGATATTAAAGGTTTAGTATTCTGGGAAAATGGCTTTAAACATTTTTCAAATAACAAACATCCGCTTGTCAATGTTGAAGATTTTAAAGGTTTAAAATTCCGTGCACAGGCAGGTAAAGTACTTGAAGCACAATTTAAAGCTTTACATGCTGGCTCAGCTACGATTTCATTCGGTGAGACATATGCTGCTCTTCAACAAGGAACAGTTGATGGACAAGAAAACACATTCAACAACTTCGATACACAAAAATACCAAGAAGTTCAAAAGTACTTCTCAGTATCTGAACACGGTCGTCTTGACTATGCAATCTTTGTTAACAAACCATTCTGGGAAAAAATCCCTGTTGATTTATTGAAAGCAGTTGAGGATTCTTTAGCTGAAGCTACAACTTTAGCATGGGAATTAGCTGCTGAAGAAAACGCAAAATCGTTTGAAAACATTAAGAACTCTGGTATTGAAGTGATTGAATTAACATCTGCTCAAAAAGACGCTATTAAAGCTGAGCTTGAGCCAGTTTACGAAGAGTTCGGTAAAGCTATTACGGAAGAATTAATTAATGGTATTCGTGATTTGAAATAA
- a CDS encoding DctP family TRAP transporter solute-binding subunit translates to MWRNHINKQFVSVLILLTVLLVSCQQQDFPTDNEQLSHEEQIVIRFSHVVGENTPKGMAAIKFAELIKQRSNGHVEIQVFPNGVLYKDGEEMNALLRGDIQMIAPAISKITTLVPEWSVMDLPYAFKNAEEVHTYVDSDVGQSLMKKLNDHNLFSIGVWDSGFKQFSNSIRPIHDITDLKNLRMRIMPSDILAEQFSSVGAYPKRIDFNTVFHQLQKGNVDGQENTLTNITSKNLHSLQDYLTISNHGYLGYLLLMNNEFWQSLPKDVQTLLIDTLAEVQEWEWQLAENLTAERLQEMEACNCINIHYFTDEDVKKWESAFEPVYDYYAKSYSKKYILALPKNQSRH, encoded by the coding sequence ATGTGGCGCAATCATATTAACAAGCAATTTGTTAGCGTTCTCATTTTACTGACAGTTCTGTTAGTTTCCTGTCAGCAACAAGATTTTCCTACTGATAATGAGCAGTTAAGTCATGAAGAACAAATTGTCATTCGATTTTCACATGTAGTTGGTGAAAACACACCAAAAGGAATGGCGGCAATCAAATTTGCCGAACTTATTAAGCAGCGCAGTAACGGTCATGTAGAAATTCAGGTCTTTCCAAATGGGGTTCTTTATAAAGACGGTGAAGAAATGAATGCACTTTTACGTGGAGATATTCAAATGATCGCACCAGCTATTTCAAAAATTACAACGCTCGTACCTGAGTGGTCAGTTATGGACTTACCCTATGCATTTAAAAATGCAGAAGAAGTGCATACATACGTTGATAGTGATGTTGGTCAATCTTTAATGAAGAAATTAAATGACCATAATCTGTTTTCAATCGGAGTTTGGGATAGCGGGTTTAAACAGTTTAGTAATAGTATCCGCCCTATTCATGATATCACTGACTTGAAAAACTTACGCATGCGTATTATGCCAAGTGATATTTTAGCAGAGCAGTTTTCTAGTGTTGGCGCCTACCCAAAGAGAATAGATTTCAATACCGTTTTCCATCAATTACAAAAAGGAAATGTAGATGGACAAGAAAATACACTCACGAATATTACTAGTAAAAATCTACATTCCCTACAAGACTACTTAACAATTAGTAATCATGGTTATTTAGGTTATTTACTACTCATGAACAATGAATTTTGGCAGTCCTTACCGAAGGATGTTCAAACATTGCTTATCGATACACTTGCAGAGGTACAGGAATGGGAATGGCAACTTGCAGAAAATCTTACAGCAGAACGTTTGCAAGAAATGGAAGCTTGTAATTGCATCAATATTCATTATTTCACGGATGAGGATGTTAAGAAATGGGAGTCAGCATTTGAACCAGTCTATGATTATTACGCCAAAAGTTATAGCAAGAAATACATACTTGCGCTGCCAAAAAACCAATCACGTCACTAA
- a CDS encoding response regulator produces the protein MSKITVFIVEDDPMVLEVNKGFLNKMSGFQLIGESVNGRDAYEKIIIQKPNLILLDMFLPDMTGMELFLKIRAQRIPSDIIMITAARDAPTVQESLRLGAIDYLIKPFRFDRFERALLQYKNSTKNLLSTATINQEDIDQWLGIQHEILELPKGLNNITMEQILGYLTTHQAPITSEQLAQNVGMARVTVRKYLDFLATKGTVHIELKYGTVGRPTKYYSIK, from the coding sequence ATGAGCAAAATCACAGTTTTTATCGTAGAAGATGATCCAATGGTGCTTGAGGTAAACAAAGGGTTTTTGAATAAAATGAGCGGCTTTCAACTCATAGGGGAGTCGGTCAATGGACGTGATGCATATGAAAAAATCATTATTCAAAAACCAAACCTTATTTTACTTGATATGTTCTTGCCAGATATGACAGGAATGGAATTGTTTTTAAAAATTCGAGCACAACGTATTCCATCAGATATTATTATGATTACAGCTGCTCGAGATGCACCCACTGTACAAGAATCCCTTCGACTAGGTGCAATCGATTACCTTATAAAGCCATTTCGTTTTGATCGCTTTGAGAGGGCTTTGCTACAATATAAAAACTCTACAAAAAATTTATTAAGTACAGCTACTATTAATCAAGAGGATATCGATCAATGGTTAGGTATACAACATGAAATATTAGAACTTCCAAAAGGCTTAAATAACATTACAATGGAGCAAATTTTAGGTTACTTAACGACACATCAAGCACCGATTACTTCTGAACAGCTTGCACAAAATGTTGGTATGGCAAGAGTAACTGTACGAAAGTATTTAGACTTTTTAGCTACAAAAGGTACTGTGCATATTGAATTAAAATACGGAACTGTAGGACGGCCAACTAAATACTATTCTATTAAATAA